In a single window of the Vitis vinifera cultivar Pinot Noir 40024 chromosome 6, ASM3070453v1 genome:
- the LOC100241635 gene encoding putative serine/threonine-protein kinase isoform X2 translates to MNFSSFSVMKLCKMKNGDHHQKEAEEIAGKNVRLFSYNALRSATRNFHPSNRIGRGGFGIVYRGVLRDGTQVAVKSLSVESKQGKREFLTEIDMISNIQHPCLVRLIGCCVGGGSRMLVYEYLENKSLSSALLSSKSKRSVLDWPKRAAICTSTAHGLAFLHEEAEPRIIHRDIKASNILLDGDLNPRIGDFGLAKLFPENVTHISTRVAGTMGYMAPEYALSGRLTEKADVYSFGVLMLEIISGRSSSKAAFGENLLVLVEWTWKLKEDNSLLDMVDPELVEYPEDEVSCFIKVALLCIQAVSWQRPTMTQVLQMLSKEVSPDSMALTRPGYYKHSDGGIGHSWMTSSEVPKRKQLINPLVTSTRVSSCSVSITQVLPR, encoded by the exons ATGAATTTTAGCTCCTTCAGTGTGATGAAGTTGTGTAAAATGAAGAATGGTGATCACCATCAGAAAGAAGCAGAAG AGATTGCTGGTAAAAATGTGAGGCTCTTTTCCTATAATGCATTGAGATCAGCAACACGGAACTTCCATCCATCTAACCGAATAGGCAGAGGTGGCTTTGGAATTGTTTATAGG GGAGTTTTGAGGGATGGAACTCAAGTTGCTGTGAAGTCTCTCTCTGTTGAATCTAAGCAAGGAAAAAGGGAGTTCTTAACTGAGATTGACATGATTTCAAATATACAACATCCATGCCTTGTTCGACTTATTGGTTGTTGTGTTGGGGGTGGTAGTCGAATGCTGGTCTATGAATATCTGGAGAACAAAAGTCTTTCAAGTGCTTTACTCA GTTCGAAGTCTAAACGAAGTGTTTTAGATTGGCCTAAGAGGGCTGCAATCTGTACAAGCACCGCTCACGGCCTTGCATTTCTTCATGAGGAAGCCGAACCCCGAATTATTCACCGAGATATCAAGGCCAGTAATATACTTCTTGATGGGGACCTTAATCCTAGAATTGGGGATTTTGGGCTGGCCAAACTTTTTCCAGAAAATGTCACTCACATTAGTACTAGAGTGGCAGGAACCAT GGGATACATGGCACCGGAGTATGCATTGTCAGGAAGGTTAACAGAAAAGGCTGATGTCTACAGTTTTGGTGTGCTCATGCTTGAAATTATTAGTGGTAGAAGTAGTAGCAAGGCTGCATTTGGGGAGAATCTTCTGGTCCTAGTGGAATGG ACATGGAAACTGAAGGAAGACAACAGTCTGTTGGACATGGTTGATCCAGAACTGGTTGAGTACCCTGAGGATGAGGTTTCATGTTTCATCAAGGTGGCACTGCTGTGCATCCAAGCGGTGTCTTGGCAGAGGCCCACCATGACGCAAGTTCTGCAAATGCTCTCCAAAGAGGTCAGCCCGGATTCAATGGCGCTAACACGGCCAGGCTACTACAAGCATTCAGATGGTGGGATTGGCCATTCATGGATGACTTCTTCTGAGGTACCAAAAAGAAAGCAACTGATAAATCCCCTTGTCACTTCGACCCGTGTAAGCAGCTGTTCTGTAAGCATTACACAGGTGCTGCCTAGGTGA
- the LOC100241635 gene encoding putative serine/threonine-protein kinase isoform X1: protein MNFSSFSVMKLCKMKNGDHHQKEAEEIAGKNVRLFSYNALRSATRNFHPSNRIGRGGFGIVYRGVLRDGTQVAVKSLSVESKQGKREFLTEIDMISNIQHPCLVRLIGCCVGGGSRMLVYEYLENKSLSSALLTSAISGSKSKRSVLDWPKRAAICTSTAHGLAFLHEEAEPRIIHRDIKASNILLDGDLNPRIGDFGLAKLFPENVTHISTRVAGTMGYMAPEYALSGRLTEKADVYSFGVLMLEIISGRSSSKAAFGENLLVLVEWTWKLKEDNSLLDMVDPELVEYPEDEVSCFIKVALLCIQAVSWQRPTMTQVLQMLSKEVSPDSMALTRPGYYKHSDGGIGHSWMTSSEVPKRKQLINPLVTSTRVSSCSVSITQVLPR, encoded by the exons ATGAATTTTAGCTCCTTCAGTGTGATGAAGTTGTGTAAAATGAAGAATGGTGATCACCATCAGAAAGAAGCAGAAG AGATTGCTGGTAAAAATGTGAGGCTCTTTTCCTATAATGCATTGAGATCAGCAACACGGAACTTCCATCCATCTAACCGAATAGGCAGAGGTGGCTTTGGAATTGTTTATAGG GGAGTTTTGAGGGATGGAACTCAAGTTGCTGTGAAGTCTCTCTCTGTTGAATCTAAGCAAGGAAAAAGGGAGTTCTTAACTGAGATTGACATGATTTCAAATATACAACATCCATGCCTTGTTCGACTTATTGGTTGTTGTGTTGGGGGTGGTAGTCGAATGCTGGTCTATGAATATCTGGAGAACAAAAGTCTTTCAAGTGCTTTACTCA CATCTGCTATTTCAGGTTCGAAGTCTAAACGAAGTGTTTTAGATTGGCCTAAGAGGGCTGCAATCTGTACAAGCACCGCTCACGGCCTTGCATTTCTTCATGAGGAAGCCGAACCCCGAATTATTCACCGAGATATCAAGGCCAGTAATATACTTCTTGATGGGGACCTTAATCCTAGAATTGGGGATTTTGGGCTGGCCAAACTTTTTCCAGAAAATGTCACTCACATTAGTACTAGAGTGGCAGGAACCAT GGGATACATGGCACCGGAGTATGCATTGTCAGGAAGGTTAACAGAAAAGGCTGATGTCTACAGTTTTGGTGTGCTCATGCTTGAAATTATTAGTGGTAGAAGTAGTAGCAAGGCTGCATTTGGGGAGAATCTTCTGGTCCTAGTGGAATGG ACATGGAAACTGAAGGAAGACAACAGTCTGTTGGACATGGTTGATCCAGAACTGGTTGAGTACCCTGAGGATGAGGTTTCATGTTTCATCAAGGTGGCACTGCTGTGCATCCAAGCGGTGTCTTGGCAGAGGCCCACCATGACGCAAGTTCTGCAAATGCTCTCCAAAGAGGTCAGCCCGGATTCAATGGCGCTAACACGGCCAGGCTACTACAAGCATTCAGATGGTGGGATTGGCCATTCATGGATGACTTCTTCTGAGGTACCAAAAAGAAAGCAACTGATAAATCCCCTTGTCACTTCGACCCGTGTAAGCAGCTGTTCTGTAAGCATTACACAGGTGCTGCCTAGGTGA
- the LOC100246760 gene encoding zinc finger CCCH domain-containing protein 25 translates to MNPLTLVKRIQKINSQEAALGISESASWHAKYKESAYVFVGGIPFDLTEGDLLAVFSQYGEIVDVNLVRDKGTGKSKGFAFVAYEDQRSTNLAVDNLNGAQILGRIIRVDHVSNYKKKEEEDEETERQKREARGVCRAFQRGECNRGAGCKFSHDEQRASNTGWGSEDKSSRWGHDKFQGSTKSDGRPNSIPTNRVHEPTVGEGHRFGNKDARSSRTKGSEGGRESHHRRSELDIRDQDGRGLERQMEQKEKELNYKEDQDRRTTERRSGRPDSNPGEDHDRRGEDQDIRATERRSRRHDSNPSEDHDRRGEDQDIRATERRSRRHDFESNPREDDRKEEDRDRRATERRSRRSEFESNPREDHDRREEKRSRRHELESKPKEDHDRREEKQSRRHESESYLREDPRDERGDKRSGHSRDTASHRHRER, encoded by the exons ATGAACCCTTTAACTCTTGTGAAACGGATTCAGAAGATTAATTCACAAGAAGCTGCCTTAGGGATTTCGGAAAGCGCTTCATGGCACGCCAAGTACAAGGAATCGGCCTACGTGTTCGTTGGCGGCATTCCGTTTGACCTTACGGAAGGTGATCTCCTCGCAGTTTTTTCCCA ATATGGAGAGATTGTTGATGTGAATCTTGTTAGAGACAAGGGGACGGGAAAATCCAAGGGTTTCGCCTTTGTTGCATATGAGGATCAAAGAAGTACAAATCTTGCAGTAG ATAATTTGAATGGTGCACAGATTCTTGGGCGAATTATAAGGGTTGATCATGTGAGCAactataaaaagaaagaagaagaagacgaagagACAGAGCGGCAGAAGAGGGAGGCTCGGGGCGTGTGCCGTGCTTTTCAGAGAGGTGAATGTAATCGTGGAGCCGGGTGCAAGTTTTCGCATGATGAGCAA AGAGCTTCAAACACTGGTTGGGGTTCAGAGGATAAAAGTTCCAGGTGGGGACATGACAAGTTTCAGGGTTCAACAAAGAGTGATGGAAGACCTAACAGCATACCAACAAATCGTGTTCATGAGCCTACAGTTGGAGAAGGGCATAGATTTGGCAATAAGGATGCAAGAAGTTCCCGAACAAAGGGCAGTGAGGGGGGAAGAGAAAGCCATCATAGAAGAAGTGAATTGGATATAAGAGACCAAGATGGCAGAGGTCTTGAGAGACAAATGGAACAGAAGGAGAAGGAATTGAATTACAAGGAAGACCAGGATAGGCGAACTACTGAGAGGAGGTCTGGAAGGCCTGATTCAAATCCAGGTGAAGATCATGATAGGAGGGGGGAAGACCAGGATATTAGAGCTACTGAAAGAAGGTCCAGAAGGCATGATTCAAATCCAAGTGAAGATCATGATAGGAGGGGGGAAGACCAGGATATTAGAGCTACTGAAAGAAGGTCCAGAAGGCATGATTTTGAGTCGAATCCGAGAGAAGATGATAGGAAGGAAGAAGACCGGGATAGGCGAGCTACTGAGAGAAGGTCCAGAAGGTCTGAATTTGAGTCAAATCCAAGAGAAGATCATGATAGGAGGGAGGAAAAGAGATCAAGAAGGCATGAGTTGGAATCAAAGCCAAAAGAAGATCATGATAGAAGGGAGGAAAAGCAATCAAGAAGACACGAGTCAGAATCGTATCTAAGAGAAGACCCCCGAGATGAGAGAGGGGACAAGCGGTCAGGCCATAGCAGAGATACTGCTTCCCATCGTCATAGAGAGAGATGA
- the LOC132253898 gene encoding cytochrome P450 71B9-like, which yields MAMEIAEAVMEVFSPSSVTDWLFTLSVVLLSVLCFFLVQKMVIKEAMRKHTPIPLLIPRETMDYFKIHDKSSSREYDIYRETRILVNAWGIGRDPKSWKDPDVFYPERFEDCEIEFYGKHFELLPFGGGKRICPGANMGVITAEFTLANLVCCFDWELPCGMKIEDLGLEEELGGITASRKTPLCLVARRCGCSCTEPM from the coding sequence ATGGCCATGGAGATCGCAGAAGCTGTAATGGAGGTCTTTTCTCCATCTTCTGTAACAGACTGGCTTTTCACACTCAGTGTGGTCCTTCTTTCTGTCCTCTGTTTCTTTCTCGTTCAAAAAATGGTAATCAAAGAAGCTATGAGGAAACATACACCAATCCCACTCTTAATCCCCCGTGAAACAATGGACTATTTCAAGATCCACGACAAAAGCAGCAGCAGAGAATATGACATTTATCGCGAAACAAGGATCCTAGTCAATGCATGGGGAATCGGAAGAGACCCCAAAAGCTGGAAGGACCCAGACGTGTTTTACCCAGAGAGGTTTGAGGACTGTGAGATTGAGTTTTATGGGAAGCACTTTGAGCTATTGCCATTTGGGGGTGGCAAAAGGATTTGCCCTGGGGCTAACATGGGAGTCATCACCGCAGAGTTCACATTAGCAAACCTGGTCTGCTGTTTTGATTGGGAACTTCCCTGTGGGATGAAGATAGAGGACCTTGGTCTTGAAGAAGAGCTGGGTGGCATCACTGCTAGCAGGAAGACACCTCTTTGCCTTGTTGCTAGGAGATGTGGTTGCAGTTGCACTGAGCCTATGTGA